In Microbulbifer agarilyticus, the DNA window AGGTATAGGCGCGTTCCTGCGAAGACAGGCGTGTGCCCTTGGGCATTTTCAGGCCGTAATGTTTTGCATCGTGGGCAAGCCAGGTGGGTGTGGGAATTTCCAGTACGCGAATGTAATAAAATGCTTTTTCTTCCGGATTAAAATCCGGGTCTTTCCAGTGGGCCTGTAAAAAGGGCGCACCGATGGTGTTGGTAAAACTCGCGTCCGCTTCGTTTACGGTATTGCCTACCGCAGTTCTGCAGCGCCCGCTGCTGTCAATTTTCCGGTCACCCGAGACGGCGACGTCGTATATGCGCTCGTGGGTTTTGCCATCCTTGTCGAGCCAACCTTTTACCACCTGAATACGATCCAGGTTGCCGCCCTCGACTTCGCGCATGGCGCGAACCAGGAAGGACGGTGCCTTGCCGTTGGGCGCACTCTGCAAATCACCACCCATGGGTACGCCCTTGTCGTAACCGATTTTTGCAAACTCCGAACTGGCCAAATCGTCTTCGGAAAAATCCCAGCCGCCAAATACCCGTACCTGCAGGCGGGTGCCGCTGGTGCCGTAAGCCTCTTTGCGCTCCATGGCATCAAACAGGGCGGGGCGGGTGTTCTCGTTGGCCCAGACTGCAACCAAGCCGGAGGCCTGCAGGTCCACCGCAGAAATATTCAGGTTCGGATCAACCAGGGATTTGATCAATACATCCTTGTAGCGCTCCGGGCTTGGCTCAACAAAATGCGCCTTGCCGAACCAGTTGTTTTCCGCGGAGGTGGCGAGGCCGGTGTGATTATCCGTGCTGCCAATCAAACCGAATTTAAACGGGTTGGTGCCGTAGGTTTCCTGCAGGGCCAGGCCATCTTTTAATGCTTCCCGCGCGTACTCGTTTGCCAACATGTCGTTGGTTTTGGGTGCGGAGCCCTGCAAGTTGGTTTTATCCAGCAAACCAAAATCGGCAAATTCATCCTTGGGCGAGAGATACGGATGGGCCTCGCCGGTGCCCTTGGCCTGGGTGATTTCTACCAATGGTTCGCGCTTGGCCCGTGCCTCTACATAGTTGCGATCCCATTTGGAACCATCGAATTTCTTCTTCTCAAAGAAGCGGCCGTTGCTGAGGTTGCCGTTGTGGGGGATGGCCAACATGCGCCCGCCAGTCGATTGCTCATAGCGGTCCATATATTTCCACAGCTCTTCCGGTGCTTCCGAGTCATAGGCGGAAAACGGCACTACTTGTTTGGCCTTGTCGCCGTCGTCGCGGAAGATCACCACCCGGTGTAGGTTGTTACCGTCCGGGTGTGAGGTCCATTCGAAACCGATAAATGCGGTAAAGGCGCCCGGCTGATTGTGTTTCTCCGCGGCATCTACGATTTCGCCCCAGGCAGACTTGGTCATCTCCGGGCTGTCGAACGGTTTCTCGGAGCCGAAATTCAGCCACTCGATAAAGGCGTCATAGCCTTTGCCCGCTTTGACCATGTCGTGCCACTTTTTGCCCAGCGGATCATTCAATACGGATGGGTCTGACTTGCGGATAAACGGGGCCAAGCCGAGGAGCTCGGCGTGATCGGCGACGACCAGGAAATCCAGAGGCGCACGCAGTCTCGCCTTCTGCCCGGTCTGCGACTCCACCACCGCACCCTTGGCAAACCGATAGGCTTCTTCTGGGCCGACCTTTTCCTGTCCGGCCATGCCGGCATCGGTGGAGTAGCTGGTGTGCAGATGGGTGTCACCAAAGTAGACCCGGCGCGGAAAGTTCTCCGCAGGGTAGGGTGAATAAATGCGGTCTTTCGGCGCCGGCTCGAATTTAGCGCCCTGCGCGAGCGTTATTGGGCTGGCAAGGACAGCAAGCAGAAGGACACTAAGTGAAGCGGGCAGGGTGAACTGGAGGCGCATGGGCAGGGTGCTCCGATTGGATCAACTGCCCAAATATAGAAGATGGCGAGGCTGTGCTTTGGCGAACACTTAGTTAGGGCGGATTTATCGTCGCGCGTGCTGGTAGCGCCGTAGTGCACGTGAAGCTATAAGATGCTTATCGCGCCATGGGTGCGATCACTTCGTGACACGTGTCTCATTTTCCTTTAGCGTGTTTTTCCTCTTTGTGAGCCAAATTTCAGAAATTTCTGTTTCAGTATTTCAGTTGAAAATAATATCAAAGGAGATTCGAGTGTCTTACGAGTGGAGAAATAACCTGGCCTGTTTGGCTACCTACAAGATCTTGTCCGGCCAGAACAAGATGGACCAGTTTGATTCAGAAGACTATCCGCTTGCGCAGGCTGGTGATCTCAAGCTTAAGAACCTGCGCTTTCGCATCACCAGCACCAGCAATTTTGATGGCTATGAAGCAAAGCCTACCGCGCTGATGTTTTTTCGCGCGCTGCGAGACGATTACAGCCCCAAGAAAGAGCAGCGGGAAATGACCAGTGAGCAATTCTTGGGGGAGTTAATCGAATTGTTTGCCAGTGATGAAAAAACCTTGACCGACCTGGCGTCTACGGTGGATCGCTTCTGCAAGTTTGAGGATGAATTCTGATGCCCATTAGCAAAATACGTTGGGCCCTGGGCTCACTCGCCGCATTAATTCTCACTTTTCCGGCCCACGCAGATGGGCAGGAAGAAAAAAGGTTGGTTTCTCCCATAGTGGTCACTGGTGATTCTGGGGCTGCAGTATTGGGGCTTGCCTATGAATTCAAGCGCAAGTCGTCGCGTGATTTTTCCAATCCCGCCGCTGATGGTGGTGATGATTGGGAGGAAATCGATACCGATAAGCTGGAGTGGGGCTATACCCTGAAAGGTACCATTACGGGTGACCCGGAAAACAATCCGGAGAACTTTATGGAGTTCGACCTTTTCCTGAATTACGTGAAGCTTGCGGACCTTAAGTCAATTAGTGACTGCCAGAGTATGACTTGCGATCCCTGGCAGCACCAATTCGGCGGCGTTTACAAATACGAGGCGGACCAGTCTTTAGATGATAAGCAAACGGTGTTGGGGCTGCGCTACCTGTCCCATTATGGTTTCCGTGTGCCGGGTACCTATAAAACGAGTAGCGACTTGTATCTAAGCGTGGCTTTTGGGGAAGTCACTCCGATAGCGGACGGCGAGCGCCAGCAAATACTCGGTGATGCATTGGAGTCATTTAATCGCTGGGATCTTCAGGTCCTTTACAAGGTTCGGGTGGATCAATTACTTGGGGATTATGCCGAAGACCTGGAGTTGAGTTACCGTTACTTTTCCGAGGTGGACGCACCTCAGGTTATCGAGCAGGCGGAGCTGGACCGGTTTGGTCATGCCAAAGCGGTCCTCAATCTGAAAAACAATATGTTTATTGCTTATACCGATGGCGAGTTGCCATTGGATCGGGCTGCGGATAGTACCTTCAAGCTGGGCTGGAACTGGGACCTGGCGGCACTGGGGTTG includes these proteins:
- a CDS encoding DUF3604 domain-containing protein codes for the protein MRLQFTLPASLSVLLLAVLASPITLAQGAKFEPAPKDRIYSPYPAENFPRRVYFGDTHLHTSYSTDAGMAGQEKVGPEEAYRFAKGAVVESQTGQKARLRAPLDFLVVADHAELLGLAPFIRKSDPSVLNDPLGKKWHDMVKAGKGYDAFIEWLNFGSEKPFDSPEMTKSAWGEIVDAAEKHNQPGAFTAFIGFEWTSHPDGNNLHRVVIFRDDGDKAKQVVPFSAYDSEAPEELWKYMDRYEQSTGGRMLAIPHNGNLSNGRFFEKKKFDGSKWDRNYVEARAKREPLVEITQAKGTGEAHPYLSPKDEFADFGLLDKTNLQGSAPKTNDMLANEYAREALKDGLALQETYGTNPFKFGLIGSTDNHTGLATSAENNWFGKAHFVEPSPERYKDVLIKSLVDPNLNISAVDLQASGLVAVWANENTRPALFDAMERKEAYGTSGTRLQVRVFGGWDFSEDDLASSEFAKIGYDKGVPMGGDLQSAPNGKAPSFLVRAMREVEGGNLDRIQVVKGWLDKDGKTHERIYDVAVSGDRKIDSSGRCRTAVGNTVNEADASFTNTIGAPFLQAHWKDPDFNPEEKAFYYIRVLEIPTPTWLAHDAKHYGLKMPKGTRLSSQERAYTSPIWYNPS